TCTCCTTCCGTGGTTCGAGTCCCTGCCTGGGTGTTGTGCTGCTGGGAGGTCTGGAGGGGAGCCCGGTTGCCGCCGCGGCTCCCCTCCCCCGCGTCCCGCTCCTGCTGACGCGCGGCACTGGCCTGCGCCGCCCAGCGCTCGACGGTGCGCCGCGACGCCCCGAACTCGTGCTGCACGACCCGGCCGCGGCGGCCGGCAGCGAGCTGAGCCCGGCCCACCGCGGCTGTGTCGTCGCGGCCGGCGCCGATCGGGCGGCCCATCGCGTCGACGTACGGGCCCGCGGTGCGCAGGGCCCGCCGCTCGTCGGCAGTCAGACCGCCGGCGATCCCGTGCGCGAGCGCAGTCAGGGCGAACTCGAGGCAGACGCTCCGGACCGGGCACACGGCGCAGACGGCCTTCGCGGCCGCGACCTGCTCTTCGTAGGCCGGGCCGACCTCGGCGGCGGGGAAGAACGCTTCCGGGTCCTCGGTTCGGCACCCGGCGTGCCGACGCCAGTCCCGCGTCTCGGTGGTCATGGCCGCGGTCACCCCACCGCTCCCGACTCACCGGTCAGCGGCTCGGACGCGGACCCGACGGCCGTCATGAAGTCCGACACCATCTCGGGCAGCCCGGCACCGGCCGGGGTCCCGATGAACAGCACGAGCGCGATCAGGGCGAACGCGATCGCACCTCCGGGGACCCGCGCCTTTGCGCAGATCACGGCGCCCACGACGGCGAAGAAGATCAGGATTCCGGCGCCCGGCATGGCTACCACACCCCCGCGCGCTGCTCGCGGGTGTCCGGGTGTGCCATCACCGACGCCGGATCACCGCCGGCCGCCCACGCCTCCGCGGCAGCTCGGCTCACGTACCAGCGGTTGCCGATTCGTCGCGCCGGGAGCACCTCGGGGATGAGGCGGCGGATCTTCTGGCAGTTCGAGCTGGCCGAGCCGTTCTCGCCGACCTCGCCGAACCACAGCGTCGCCACCTCCTCGACCGTCATCAGCAGGCCGGCACGCTCCGCCTGGGCCGGCGCGCTCATCGGTATGCACCCGTTCCGTCATCGCCGCCGGTCGACAGCGGCCCGTTCCGGTGACCTCGCATGATCACTCCTCTCCTCCGAACGCAGACTAGCATCAGTTGACATCAATATTGATGCCTTTCGGCCACGGTTGCTACTGGAGATGGCGTCGATCGACGCCAGTGGCGTGAGTGGCCCTACGCTGCTCATGTGGCAGAACCGGGCGAGCGCGACGACTGGGATGCCGTCGCGCGGGCGATCCAGAACCGGTTGGACGAGACGCGCTCGACGCAGATGGAGATCGCGTCGCGGGCCCGGGTGTCGCTGACGACGCTTCGCGAGCTACAGCACAACCTGAACCCGCGGCGCCGCCGTCCGCAGACCCTGTCCGCGGTTTCCGAGGCGCTGGGGTGGCCGGCGGGCTACCTCGTGCAGGTGTTGCACGGCGAAGCTGCCGAGCCCCACGCGGACGAGAGCGCAGATCCGGTTCTGACGTCCCTCAGCGGCCTGGAGCAGGAGATCCGCGCTCTCCGGGCCCGAGTCGACCAGATCGAGCGTCAGCTAGCTGACGGAGACGCGTAGCGCGCAGGGCCGCGACCGCCTCGTCGAGCCGGTCCAGCTGGACCTGAAGACGGCGCGCGACGATCAGGCCCTCGCTTCGGGTCTCGCGGCAATGCTCGGTCATCCCGTGCCACCTTCACCATTCGGCCGTGCGGCGGGTGAGCGGGACCTATGCTCGAACACGTCCTTGTAGATGACCTGCACCAACGGCTGGCCGCACAAAAATGCGGGTCGCAGCCGGGATTGGGAGGTGGGATGTGGGCATGGCGCTCGAAGG
This sequence is a window from Pseudonocardia petroleophila. Protein-coding genes within it:
- a CDS encoding WhiB family transcriptional regulator, producing the protein MTTETRDWRRHAGCRTEDPEAFFPAAEVGPAYEEQVAAAKAVCAVCPVRSVCLEFALTALAHGIAGGLTADERRALRTAGPYVDAMGRPIGAGRDDTAAVGRAQLAAGRRGRVVQHEFGASRRTVERWAAQASAARQQERDAGEGSRGGNRAPLQTSQQHNTQAGTRTTEGDRP
- a CDS encoding XRE family transcriptional regulator; translation: MAEPGERDDWDAVARAIQNRLDETRSTQMEIASRARVSLTTLRELQHNLNPRRRRPQTLSAVSEALGWPAGYLVQVLHGEAAEPHADESADPVLTSLSGLEQEIRALRARVDQIERQLADGDA